Genomic segment of Coriobacteriia bacterium:
CGGCACACGATCCGTACTGGACGGGCGTGCCCTCGGCGGCCACAGCGAACAGGATGCGGTCGCGGTCCCATCCGGGAGCAAGCTCGCCCGGCTCGACGTGTGCGTAGAGGCGGTAGAACGCGTGCGCAGATTCGGGGCCCGGAAGTGGGACGCGGATGCCGTGCACGTCCATCAGGCCTGCCGCCAGACGGTGAGCGAGCTCGGTGCGTCGAGCGTGAGCGGCGGGCAACTCACGCAGCGCCACTCGGGCCATCGAGGCCTCGAGTTCGGCCATGCGGAAGTTGGAGCCGAAGCTGTCGTGAATCCACTTGAAGCTCGTGCGTGCGTCCATGAACTCGCGGTCGCCGAGCTTGGCGA
This window contains:
- a CDS encoding DegT/DnrJ/EryC1/StrS family aminotransferase, with the translated sequence AKLGDREFMDARTSFKWIHDSFGSNFRMAELEASMARVALRELPAAHARRTELAHRLAAGLMDVHGIRVPLPGPESAHAFYRLYAHVEPGELAPGWDRDRILFAVAAEGTPVQYGSCAELYREQAFIGAGLGLAERLPGAARAHETSLAFFVHPTLSDADIDDVVAAVRKVMAVAAE